The Pyricularia oryzae 70-15 chromosome 5, whole genome shotgun sequence genome includes a region encoding these proteins:
- a CDS encoding metalloreductase Fre8 — MGWPWRFVDLDEEARALRRETLDRYAAYSQLSVLIPVLGFVGFQLARRAYHHISAKSPGGDAAYSSLPEAPGSPSQKSRRRSPAGVLGIRLEALKWWLGDEVFILGKYRGEREVWVFGGLWTAWLLLLCVLGTDGDYLHLTKRFGVVAAAQFPIQYLLALKFLNPFAFAFRVSHEQVNRWHRLQGRVVYILLLLHVICYVNYFIQVGILVRRLFAPVVFAGVVSWIGINLMTATAIDLVRNFSYRLFFIVHLLVSFALPPLLFYHAKPARLSMVAALAFIILDIVVRRLKTITTKAAFEHIPGTNLIKVSAPLPQRSHADEFTNHPGSHVYISIPSAARSDAGTTSSSWIYDFCLNPFTVADVDETTGNLTIVARHRGGPMTAALSHFAKGSLSMPPTPTTPNLDAASRSASYRIPLSIEGPYGAAKHFPNLAGPTFDRVLMVTGGVGATFLIPLYRAMLHDSPNAKVELVWAVRSPDEASWAVQEGADSGSDNILTDERVHLFMTGDVIADDPGITPAGGSSLAPSGSSSGDRVASETGVEMNALYRDGRRGGRFSAMNNRRRPDLRKIVDDVFKHGSEEKVAVLVCGPEEMARELRGYVGAWVQRGRSVWWHNEGFGW, encoded by the coding sequence ATGGGCTGGCCTTGGAGGTTTGTAGACCTCGACGAGGAGGCCAGGGCGCTTCGGCGCGAAACCTTGGATCGGTATGCCGCATACTCGCAGCTGTCGGTCCTGATCCCCGTCCTCGGTTTCGTCGGCTTCCAGCTTGCCCGACGGGCCTACCACCACATTTCCGCCAAAAGTCCCGGTGGCGACGCCGCCTACTCCAGCCTGCCGGAGGCCCCAGGCTCGCCGTCGCAGAAATCACGCCGGCGGAGTCCCGCAGGGGTGCTCGGGATTCGACTCGAAGCGCTGAAGTGGTGGCTGGGCGATGAGGTCTTCATCCTGGGCAAGTACCGCGGCGAGCGCGAAGTCTGGGTCTTTGGTGGGCTGTGGACTgcctggctgctgctgctctgcgTGCTCGGCACGGACGGCGACTACCTGCACCTCACGAAGCGGTTCGGCGTTGTCGCCGCTGCCCAGTTCCCCATTCAGTATCTCTTGGCTCTCAAGTTCCTTAACCCATTCGCCTTTGCGTTTCGCGTCTCGCACGAGCAGGTCAACCGATGGCATAGACTTCAGGGCCGCGTGGTCTACAttctgttgctgctgcacgTTATCTGCTACGTCAACTACTTCATCCAGGTTGGCATCctggtgcgcaggctctttGCGCCCGTCGTCTTTGCCGGAGTTGTTTCGTGGATCGGCATCAACCTCATGACCGCGACGGCCATAGATTTGGTTCGAAACTTTTCGTAccgcctcttcttcatcgtgCACCTGCTCGTCTCCTTTGCGCTACCGCCGCTGCTCTTTTACCACGCCAAACCAGCACGGTTGTCCATGGTGGCCGCATTGGCGTTTATCATACTGGACATTGTCGTCCGTAGACTGAAGACTATTACTACCAAGGCAGCATTCGAGCACATTCCAGGAACCAATCTCATCAAAGTCTCAGCACCTCTGCCGCAACGGAGCCATGCGGACGAGTTTACTAACCATCCTGGTTCTCACGTCTACATTTCCATACCGTCAGCCGCCCGGTCAGACGCCGGTACTACGTCGTCCTCATGGATCTACGATTTTTGCTTGAACCCATTCACAGTTGCCGACGTTGACGAGACCACAGGCAATTTGACTATTGTCGCACGGCACAGAGGCGGTCCAATGACCGCAGCGCTGTCACACTTCGCCAAGGGCAGCCTGAGTATGCCGCCGACACCCACCACGCCGAACCTGGACGCCGCCAGCAGAAGCGCTAGCTACAGAATTCCCCTGAGCATCGAGGGTCCCTACGGCGCAGCAAAACACTTCCCAAACCTGGCCGGTCCGACCTTTGACCGCGTGCTCATGGTGACAGGCGGCGTGGGTGCGACGTTCCTCATCCCTCTCTACCGGGCCATGCTGCACGACAGCCCAAACGCCAAGGTTGAGCTGGTGTGGGCGGTGCGCAGTCCTGACGAGGCTTCGTGGGCCGTGCAGGAGGGCGCCGACAGTGGCAGCGACAACATCCTGACCGACGAGAGGGTACACCTCTTCATGACGGGCGACGTCATCGCCGACGACCCTGGGATCACTCCGGCTGGGGGATCAAGCCTCGCACCgtccggcagcagcagcggcgataGGGTGGCGTCGGAGACCGGCGTGGAGATGAATGCGCTTTACCGGGACGGCAGGCGCGGGGGTAGGTTCTCTGCGATGAACAACCGGCGGCGACCCGACCTGCGCAAGATTGTGGACGACGTCTTTAAGCACGGTAGCGAGGAGAAAGTGGCCGTTTTGGTGTGCGGGCCCGAGGAGATGGCGAGGGAGCTGAGGGGCTATGTGGGCGCCTGGGTGCAGCGAGGCAGGTCagtctggtggcacaacgaAGGCTTTGGGTGGTAA
- a CDS encoding bromodomain-containing protein, with translation MSFTNGQHGWSTPSGGLPNGIKNMHQFDDGPARTQTPIDTSMTLVPEASDLAEEERRAHFSEIYRKTDSKIALLFTEDGKYNREAIESWTRAPISTVSSILPNATDHTPIQEPPRKKAKRTIDEDDYDDDDEDEDDEEPTAAGAQTSPLKHKISSDNRQLLSPSKSGSSPVHSVSSPDKHSAKSKEDGSLQGHAKTAEDARKELEEARVATEEAAKRSFHTIIYPLDNDRTAMLEQQQLEESEKQLQAEMEKNAGGNANQGPGQNQGTLSSANLGASSLTLKHLIARIDQKRIQVRASDAELRSLMNEVRKNRSKWASEENVGQEELYEAAEKVLSELKAHTEYSTPFLSRVNKRDAPDYYNLIKHPMDLGTMTKKLKQLQYKSKADFVADLNLIWDNCLRYNQDSNHHLRRMANGMRKEAEKLIPLIPDIIVRPRAEVEAEERRKQNGGEDDAGDDSDDEPIMSSRGRIAGSKGTNKSRKAPSDQQEQAPGSDTKPVLQLNGLLAKGREGSEAIDGSNGFGTPPIGGSNTPGGMNGLAGQGSNVDAMDLDGPSLNGMPFGEAFEEASAPVYEDEEYKIWKQVTKKQRATIARQRYKLFEGNKLNPDEPALLRSKAGMRRYLHSQQQAESSGLIDASQADASGFSAKQTKAPETLAEGMQDEEEKVIPDYYEPQTIIPDIPSKLQWVLDGEGHAIDQFEEFHRLVPPGHFTAPQSRLSKRIQDNMRQMQETRKLCSKIGVIKQMQIQTQIYQNQFPKYNPEPFVEADIEPHFTSGDGAVIAPETCRAAMQRSIAEICYHAGFEECQPSALDAITDIAADYMQKLVRTFTVYNEADKKPARGVSAERGSRWQPRFTPEEVVLHTLAGNGYDPESLESYTRDEVERLGGKLVTIHERMKSHLSELLRPALNDAGPDGAGAFKEGSEQFVSGDFAEDLGEDFFGFKSLGLDKELGLDFLSVPLHLLQRRVYANAQSQAQVPGAADMELLEPLPPLEPVTKENIQEQIGLVKNFFLAKLHANGDSPLIEDEELPVKQRRPRPRLGATGKIVSPQKRPPKEQIALAKKKKKLESGLAQITAGKNVADAAAAAAAAAAAANGVNTTPEKNKKPKPGPTNPALALAPTMERVESMQSLGNNSHTDKDEGVDMMSPENS, from the exons ATGTCTTTCACCAATGGCCAGCACGGCTGGTCAACCCCATCAGGCGGCCTTCCCAATGGAATCAAGAATATGCATCAATTTGATGATGGCCCGGCGAGAACACAAACTCCGATAGACACTTCCATGACATTGGTGCCTGAGGCATCCGATCTCGCCGAGGAGGAACGTCGCGCGCATTTCTCCGAGATTTATCGCAAGACCGATTCCAAAATAGCGCTATTGTTTACCGAGGATGGAAAGTACAACAGGGAAGCCATAGAGTCGTGGACTCGCGCTCCCATCTCTACCGTGTCCTCCATCCTGCCCAATGCGACCGATCACACCCCTATCCAAGAGCCCCCACGGAAAAAAGCCAAGCGCACtatcgacgaggacgactacgatgatgatgacgaggacgaagacgacgaggagcccACAGCTGCCGGTGCGCAAACATCTCCGCTAAAACACAAGATATCATCCGACAATCGTCAACTGCTGTCGCCATCCAAATCCGGCAGTTCTCCCGTCCACTCCGTGTCATCCCCGGACAAGCACtcggccaagtccaaggaAGACGGTTCGTTGCAGGGCCATGCCAAAACCGCCGAGGATGCGCGCAAGGAGCTCGAAGAGGCGCGTGTCGCGACCGAGGAAGCCGCTAAGCGCAGTTTCCACACCATTATATATCCCCTCGACAATGACCGGACTGCGATGCTcgaacagcagcagctcgaggAGTCTGAGAAGCAGCTCCAAGCCGAGATGGAAAAGAACGCCGGCGGAAATGCGAACCAAGGTCCCGGCCAGAACCAAGGCACATTGAGTAGTGCAAATTTGGGTGCATCAAGCTTGACCCTCAAGCACCTCATTGCCCGCATAGATCAGAAGCGCATACAGGTCAGGGCCTCAGATGCAGAACTCCGATCTTTGATGAATGAGGTTAGGAAAAATAGGAGCAAGTGGGCCAGCGAAGAGAATGTCGGGCAGGAGGAGCTGTATGAGGCTGCTGAGAAGGTTCTCAGTGAGCTCAAGGCGCATACCGAGTACTCGACTCCCTTTCTTTCCAGGGTCAACAAGCGTGACGCACCCGACTACTACAACC TTATCAAGCATCCCATGGACCTTGGGACAATGACGAAAAAGCTGAAGCAGCTTCAGTATAAATCCAAGGCGGATTTCGTCGCAGATCTGAACTTGATCTGGGATAACTGTTTAAGATATAACCAAGATTCCAACCATCACCTGCGGCGCATGGCCAATGGCATGAGGAAGGAAGCTGAGAAGCTCATTCCACTCATCCCCGACATCATTGTTCGCCCACGTGCCGAGGTTGAGGCCGAGGAACGACGCAAGCAGAACGGTGGTGAAGATGATGCCGGCGATGATAGTGACGATGAGCCGATAATGTCCTCTCGCGGCCGAATTGCAGGCAGTAAAGGCACGAACAAGTCTCGAAAGGCTCCTTCGGATCAGCAAGAGCAAGCACCTGGCAGCGACACGAAACCAGTATTGCAGCTCAATGGATTGCTAGCGAAGGGACGGGAGGGATCGGAGGCTATTGACGGTAGCAATGGCTTTGGAACGCCGCCAATAGGGGGTTCAAACACTCCCGGCGGCATGAATGGTCTGGCCGGCCAGGGAAGCAATGTCGATGCCATGGATCTGGACGGTCCATCCCTGAACGGCATGCCTTTCGGAGAAGCATTCGAAGAGGCCTCTGCTCCAGTatacgaggatgaggagtaCAAGATATGGAAACAGGTCACCAAGAAGCAACGGGCAACTATCGCAAGACAGCGCTATAAGCTTTTTGAGGGGAACAAATTGAACCCTGATGAGCCGGCTCTTTTGCGATCCAAGGCTGGTATGAGGCGGTACTTGCACAGCCAGCAACAAGCCGAGTCTAGTGGGCTCATTGACGCTTCGCAGGCCGATGCCTCTGGGTTTTCGGCGAAGCAGACAAAAGCACCCGAAACTCTGGCCGAGGGAATGCAAGACGAAGAAGAGAAAGTGATCCCTGACTACTACGAACCTCAAACCATCATCCCGGATATTCCATCGAAACTTCAATGGGTTCTGGATGGTGAGGGTCACGCCATTGACCAATTTGAAGAGTTCCACCGGCTTGTACCTCCAGGACACTTCACGGCGCCTCAGAGCCGTCTCTCGAAGCGTATCCAAGACAACATGCGGCAAATGCAGGAAACGAGGAAGCTCTGTTCCAAGATAGGGGTCATCAAACAGATGCAAATCCAGACCCAG ATCTATCAAAACCAGTTTCCAAAGTATAACCCTGAGCCTTTTGTGGAAGCGGACATAGAACCACACTTCACTTCGGGTGACGGCGCAGTCATTGCTCCTGAGACATGTCGAGCAGCGATGCAGCGATCAATTGCCGAAATTTGCTATCATGCAGGATTCGAAGAGTGCCAGCCGTCTGCTCTTGACGCAATTACAGACATTGCGGCCGACTACATGCAGAAACTAGTGCGCACCTTCACCGTTTACAATGAGGCCGACAAGAAACCTGCCAGGGGTGTATCAGCTGAGAGAGGTAGTCGATGGCAACCCAGGTTTACCCCTGAGGAGGTTGTATTGCACACCCTCGCAGGTAACGGATACGATCCCGAGTCTCTCGAGTCCTACACAAGGGATGAGGTGGAGCGTCTAGGAGGAAAACTTGTCACCATCCATGAGCGTATGAAATCGCATTTGTCCGAACTGTTGCGGCCCGCACTCAATGATGCCGGCCCCGATGGCGCAGGTGCATTCAAAGAGGGAAGTGAGCAATTCGTTAGTGGTGACTTTGCTGAGGATCTTGGAGAAGATTTCTTTGGATTCAAGTCACTCGGTCTCGACAAGGAATTGGGACTCGACTTCCTCTCTGTGCCACTGCATCTGTTGCAAAGGCGCGTCTACGCAAACGCTCAGAGCCAGGCGCAAGTACCGGGAGCCGCCGACATGGAACTTCTTGAGCCGCTGCCTCCGCTCGAGCCGGTCACCAAGGAGAACATTCAGGAACAAATTGGATTGGTTAAGaacttcttcttggccaagCTCCATGCTAACGGTGACTCTCCGCTCATCGAAGATGAGGAACTGCCCGTCAAGCAGCGGCGGCCGCGTCCTCGCCTGGGCGCTACGGGCAAGATTGTTTCGCCGCAGAAGCGGCCGCCCAAGGAGCAGATTGCgctggccaagaagaagaagaagctagAATCGGGCCTGGCGCAGATCACGGCAGGCAAGAACGTAGCggatgcggcggcggcggcggcagcagcagccgcggcGGCCAATGGCGTCAACACGACACcggaaaagaacaaaaagccaAAACCGGGGCCGACGAACCCAGCGTTGGCGCTGGCGCCTACGATGGAGAGGGTGGAGAGTATGCAGAGCCTGGGGAATAATAGTCACACTGACAAGGACGAGGGTGTGGATATGATGAGCCCAGAGAATTCATGA
- a CDS encoding serine hydroxymethyltransferase, translating to MAEATYALSATHKEMLEKSLLDSDPEVAEIMKHEIQRQRESIILIASENVTSRAVFDALGSPMSNKYSEGYPGKRYYGGNQHIDEIELLCQRRALAAFNVTEDKWGVNVQCLSGSPANLQVYQAIMPPHGRLMGLDLPHGGHLSHGYQTPQRKISAVSTYFETMPYRVDLETGIIDYDQLEKNVVLYRPKILVAGTSAYCRLIDYARMRKIADLVGAYLVVDIAHISGLVASGVIPSPFLHADVVTTTTHKSLRGPRGAMIFFRRGVRSVDPKTGKETMYDLEEPINFSVFPGHQGGPHNHTITALAVALKQASTPEFKAYQQQVVDNAKALENSFKELGHKLVSDGTDSHMVLVDLRAHSLDGARVEAVLEQINIACNKNSIPGDKSALTPCGIRIGTPAMTSRGFGVEHFQRVAKYIDESIKICKDVQAALPKEANKLKDFKAKVASGEVSRINELKKEIASWCQTFPLPVEGWRTDAGI from the exons ATGGCCGAGGCTACTTACGCATTGTCGGCTACTCATAAGGAG ATGCTTGAGAAGTCTCTTCTCGACTCCGACCCTGAGGTCGCTGAGATCATG AAACACGAGATCCAGCGTCAGCGCGAGTCCATCATCCTTATCGCCTCCGAGAATGTTACGTCTCGGGCTGTCTTCGATGCCCTTGGTTCGCCTATGTCGAACAAGTACTCCGAGGGCTACCCAGGCAAGCGCTACTACGGTGGCAACCAGCacattgacgagattgagCTCCTCTGCCAGCGCCGTGCTCTTGCTGCCTTCAACGTCACTGAGGACAAGTGGGGTGTCAACGTTCAGTGCTTGAGTGGCAGCCCTGCCAACCTTCAGGTTTACCAGGCCATTATGCCTCCCCATGGCAGGCTCATGGGTCTGGACCTCCCTCACGGTGGCCACTTGAGCCACGGCTACCAGACCCCCCAGCGAAA GATTTCGGCTGTTTCGACCTACTTCGAGACCATGCCCTACCGTGTTGACCTTGAGACTGGCATCATTGACTACGACCAGCTCGAGAAGAACGTGGTCCTGTACAGGCCCAAGATTTTGGTGGCCGGTACCTCTGCCTACTGCCGCCTGATCGATTACGCGCGGATGCGCAAGATCGCTGATCTCGTTGGCGCTTACTTGGTCGTCGACATTGCTCACATTTCTGGCCTCGTCGCTTCGGGTGTGATCCCCTCCCCGTTCCTCCACGCCGATGTTGTTACTACCACTACCCACAAGTCTCTCCGTGGTCCTCGTGGCGCGATGATCTTCTTCCGCAGGGGTGTTCGTTCCGTCGACCCCAAGACTGGCAAGGAGACCATGTACGACCTCGAGGAGCCCATCAACTTCTCGGTCTTCCCCGGTCACCAGGGTGGTCCCCACAACCACACCATCACTGCTCTGGCTGTCGCCCTCAAGCAGGCATCCACGCCCGagttcaaggcctaccagcAGCAGGTTGTCGACAACGCCAAGGCGTTGGAGAACAGCTTCAAGGAGCTTGGCCACAAGCTCGTCTCGGACGGCACCGACTCCCACATGGTCCTGGTTGACCTGCGTGCCCACTCCCTGGATGGTGCTCGTGTTGAGGCTGTACTTGAGCAGATCAACATCGCCTGCAACAAGAACAGCATTCCTGGCGACAAGAGCGCTCTTACCCCGTGCGGTATCCGTATCGGTACCCCTGCCATGACCAGCCGTGGCTTTGGTGTCGAGCACTTCCAGCGCGTCGCCAAATACATTGACGAGAGCATCAAGATTTGCAAGGACGTCCAGGCTGCTCTGCCCAAGGAGGCCAACAAGCTCAAGGACTTCAAGGCCAAGGTTGCTTCGGGCGAGGTTTCCAGGATCAACGAGCTCAAGAAGGAGATTGCGTCCTGGTGCCAAACCTTCCCTCTCCCTGTTGAGGGCTGGCGCACCGACGCCGGTATTTAA